The sequence GGCGGGTGACTTCTATACCAGTTCCCACGTTGGCCCGCTCTTCGGTTGGACCATCGGCCGGGCGATTGAAAAGCTTCTCGCAGCGGGGGAAAACTCTGCGGCGGGGGGACCGCGTGGGTCGAAGCGTCCCCGGAAGCCCTTGCTTATCGTCGAGTTCGGTGCAGGCGAGGGGTTTCTGGCAAAAGATGTTCTCGAATATTTTCAGCATCTGAGCCCGTCGCTCTTTGAGCGAGTGCAATATGTCATCGTAGAACAAAGCCCTGCGTTACGCCGCGCTCAGACCCGGCTCTTTGATCAGAATCCGGATCTTCAAAAGCGTGTCCGCTGGTGTACTGCCGATGAACTGGAACCGTTCTCAGGCGTGGTACTGGCCAACGAGTTTGCCGACGCCTTGCCCTTCCACCGCGTGGTTCTGACTGACGACGGGTATCGAGAGATTTTCGTTGATTTGAGAGAAGGAGGTTTTGTTGAGAAGTTAGGGATGATCTCGTCTCCGCGCGTCGACGCCTTGATTCACGAGGTGGAAGTGGAATTTGAAGAAAGCTGGGATAGCCCCTGGCCGGTGGGTCAACAGGCGGAGATTTCCATCGATGCAGCGGACTGGATTGGTTCTTTGTCGGAAAGGATGGAGCGAGGACGAGTCGTCATCATCGATTATGGAGATAAGGCTGGGAAGTTGTATAGCTACCCCCCGTCACAGGGGACGGTGCGGGCCTTTTATCAACACCGGGTCAGCAATCGATATTACGAACACGTCGGCGAACAGGACCTCACAGCGGATGTGAATTTTTCCTTGCTCCTCAAGGCCGCCGTTGGACATGGCTTTGAAGAACCTGAACTCTCCACGCAAGCCGAGTTCTTGCTCGAAAATGAGATACTGAAAGTCGTTGAGGATCGCGAGGGAGCACTCCACCTTCCTCAGGAGGAGGCCCGTAATGCGCGCCGCCAGATTTTGAATTTGACCCTGCCCGAGATGATGGGCACGCGGTTCAAGGTGTTGACGTTGCGGCGTGGGATTTAGAGAGGGAATGAGGGCAACTCCCCCCCCTCTTTCCTTTGAAAGCACCCCGATTCATCGGGGTGCTATCAATCGCGAGATCCTTAACACGATTTTCGGGCCAGATACGAACATTCTTAAAATCTGGTTTGGGTCATGATCACTTTTTAAGATGTCGAATAACGGCCGTGAGGATCACCGCACCCAGGATGGCGACGAGGATAGTGTAAATCAACCCACCCTGACCGGCGAATCCCAGGAAGCGCATGATGAAGCCCCCGACGATCGCTCCGACGATGCCGATGACGATGTCCATCAGAGCCCCGTAGCCGGAACCTTTCATGATCTTGCCTGTGGCCCACCCAGCAACTAAACCGACAATAATCCACCATAAGAGATGCATAATGATTCCCTCCTCGGGCTAATAATTCTATTGATCGACCGTTCCTGGGCACTGCAACCGCCACTTCAAAGGGACTACTTCGCTCCACTGCCTGAGGGGAAAGCAGCCAAGACCCCGGACCGGTAGAGCACTCCTCCGACGATGCCTGCCAGGCTGGGAACCAGGAGGAACATCCACACCTGCGAAAGGGCTCGTCCCCCCACCCACACGGCGGGTCCCAGGCTGCGGGCCGGGTTGACGGATACACCGGTAATATTGATCCCGAGGATATGGATCACCACCAGCGTGATACCGATGGCAAGACCTGCCATTTGAGTCGGCGCGCCCGTTTGGGTTGAACCCAGGATCACAATGAGAAAAAGCAGGGTGGCGACAAACTCAAAAACAATCGCCGCGGTCAGACTGTATCCTCCCAGGTACCCTTCGCCCCAGCCGTTCTGCCCCAGGCCGCTCCCAGTAACACTGTATCCGGCAAGAAGGCCATTCGCGATCGTCGCCAGCACTCCGGCCGCCGCAAGGGCCCCGAGAATCTGGCCGACGATGTAACCAACCAGGTCTTTGCCGTCCATGCGTCCGGCGGTAAAGACACCGAGGCTGACGGCCGGATTGATGTGGCACCCGGAGATCGGTCCGATTCCATAGGCCATGGCGATCAGGGCGAAGCCGAATGCAAACGCAATCCCCAGGAATCCAACATTTTTACCAGCCACCACGGCAGTTCCACATCCGAAAAAAACAAGCGTGAACGTTCCAATGAACTCAGCCAGATATTTCTTCATGAGGCCTCCTTAACCTTTGGTGAGCACACAATGCTTCGTTCTGCTTGATTGCCGCCCCATTCTGCGCATAAACTATCATAAAAATTAGGGATAGTCCTAGGGACTCTGAAATTGGTGGCCGTCCTAAGTGTGGAGGAGAATTCAGGCAGGAGGTGGAGTCTTTACTCTACGGCGAGATGTGACGAAAGTGAATTTGCTACCTCTGGTGAAGCCAGAATGAAATATGCAACTGCGATTGTCATTCTTGTTTTCTTGTTTATGTTAGGCACCGGAGCGTCTGCCAACGACGAGAGTTCCTCGACAGATGGCACGGTGGTTGCGATTCAGAAAGGCAAGCACGAGGTGAGGATGATCGACCCGGATTCGGTCGGTGACCTAGTGGAGGTCTGGATGGTGCGTGTGGACCATTGGCCTCGGGCTCAGAAACCAGAATTCATCCTTGTCGAATACACTCATAAACGACAGCGAGTTGGACAGCACAACCTGGAAATTTGAACTCCGTCAGGCGCCATTCCAAAAAAGTGGCACATGCCTGAGCTGGTGGACTGCTGAACGATCCGTTGTCCCGGCTGCCTTTGGGAGGCGCAGAAAACTGCCAGACTCGAAAAACCTCTCCTGTTTTTTGATGACGAAGCGACCTGTTTCTGCTCCACCTACAACGATGACGCGCTGACCCACACGTACGGCTGCTCAATCCAACATCTGCTTCTCTTCTGCCGCCTCGCTAGCGGGGCTCATTCAAGACGGAACGGACTGACCCAGGGTTTCGCGCTCCCTTGGACCGGGAGCGCTCCACCCTGGGCTAAAGGTATGCCGGCCCTTACGGGCCTGTCATTTGGCCAACCCTGCAGCAAGTAGCTTTTTCAAGAAATTGTTTGGGCAACACCCCGGAAAGGGCGGAAGTAAGAAATGGAAACTCCTTTGGAGGTCATAGGCGACGAGGAGGAAGAAACTCGAGCATGTGGAGTGCGCCGCTTAAAACGCTGCTATGTGAAAGCCAGAAGTTATTACAAAGCTTCGTATAGAGGGAGGATGCACAAAGCGGAACTGTGGTTCCGCACTCCAAAGGTTCTACGCCATTATTTGGGAGAGCGATTTGGCCAGTAATTGCCGTGTCAGATCCACCTTGTAGGCGTTTTGGGCCATGGGCTTGGCCTTCCGCACCGCGGCTGCAGCGGCTCGCTCAATAGTTTTCGGATCCAGCTTCTTTCCTCGCAATTCCTCTTCGGCTTCGAGAGCGCGCCAGGGAATTGGAGCAACCCCGCCCAGCACGATGCGCGCGTCGGCACACACGCCGTTCTTCATCGTGCATTGAACCGCCGCCGAAGCCAGGGCGAAGTCATACGACTGCCGCTCGCGGGATTTGCTGAACGCGCCGCGGGCGCCTGCCGGTGGCGCAGGGACAAAGACCTCGGTGAGAATCTCGTCGTCTTCGAGGATGTTCTCCTTCATGATGTTGACCTCAGGACCGACGAAGAATTTTTCCAAAGGAACAGTCTTTTCACCCTTGGAGCCCTGAACTTTCGCCGAAGCATTCAAAGCCATCAGCGCGGTCGCGCTGTCTGAAGGGTGCACGATGTAACACAAATGGCCGCCCAGGATGGCGTGATACTTATTTTCGCCGTCCACCGCAAAACATTTCGCCCCTCCCTTTCTCAGGCAATCAAAGGGTCCGCGCAGATACCAGCATCGAGGACGCTGGCAGATCGAACCGCCCAGCGTGGCCTGGTTGCGGATCTGCGGCGCGGCGGTGACATAGAGGGCCTCGACGAGCAACGGGAATGACTTCCGAATGATCGGGTCCTCCTCAATCGTCGAGAGTGTTGTCAGCGCCCCGATCCGGACGCCATCGGCGGTCTCTCGGACATAACGCATTTCCGGCAACGTCTTCAGGCAAACCAGCATGTCCGGTGTGTCCACCCCGTCCTTTAATCGTCCGAGGATGTCGGTGCCGCCGGCGCATACCTGAGCATTCCCTCCAGCCTTGCTCAAGGTATGAATGACATCCGCAATTTGTTGTGGCGCAAAGTATTCAAAAGCTCTCATGAGGGACTCCTTAAAAGTTCAAATGATCTCCGGTAGGGGCGTACAGCCGTACGCCCCTACTTCGAAGCATGCACGAATGGGTGATATCCTCAATGACGTCCGCACTACGTCCTGCTTCCCAAACTCTTCAACCCCTCGACAATCTTCTCGGGCGTGATGGGATTTGACTTCACGCGCACGCCGGTGGCGTGGAAAACGGCATTGGCGATGGCGGGCGCCGTGGCGATCAGTGGAGGCTCGCCGACGCCCTTGGCGCCGATGTTATTCGCCGTGTATGGAACATCGACGCTGTACACCTCGATGTCCACGGGAGCGTCCAGCGAGGTGGGAGGCCGGTACTCCAGCAGCGAGGCGGTCACCGGAACACCGGTATTCTTGTCGATCAAGCGCCGTTCTGAAAGCGCGTATCCCGTCCCCATCGTAATCCCGCCTTTGACCTGGCTCGCGAAGGTGTGAGGATTGATGACGCGCCCCGAATCGTGGGCCGCAACAAATTTCAACACCTTGACCTCGCCGCTGTGCGTGTCGACTTCCACTTCGCAGAACTGTGCACCGAAGGCGTTCAGGGATTGACCCTTGGGGTTCGGTCCGCGATAGCCTCGTCCCACCAGCGTGCGTTCGGGCATCGCCCCGGCCGCCGCGTCGAATTTCATCCGTTTGTCGGGCTGAGCAGTGACGAAAATAAACCCGTCCTTGGAACTCAGCTCCTCCGGCTTCACTCCCAGGGAGCCTGCCGCCAGATCGAGCAATTGACGCTTGGCATCATTGGCGGCCGAGCGCACCGCCGGACCGCTCGAAGCGAGAGTGATGGACCCGTAGCTCGGCAACGTATACGGCGTGGTTTCCGTGTCGGCATTGGTGACATGAATCCGGTCGACGGGCACGCCCAACTCCTCCGCGCAGATTTGAGACATGACGGTGCGCGTGCCGGTGCCGATATCGGCGGCCCCGGTCAACAGGTTAATGGAGCCGTCCTGATTGATCTTGACGATCGCGGTCGCCGGTGGACCCCCGCCTCCGCCCCAGATCTGCGAGGCCATGCCGACGCCGTATTTCTTGGTGCCGGCGGGATCGTTGGGCCGCCTCCGTTTCTCATCCCAATGAAATTTCTCGGCGCCGAGCTGGAAGCACTCCGTCAGGCCTTTGCTATGGTAAGGCTGGTGAGTGACCTGGTCGGTCTTGACGTCGTTGCGAATTCGCAACTCGACGGGATCCATGTTCAACTTATGAGCGATCAGATCCATCAACTGCTCCAGCCCCCAGGCGTTCTGTACGTTGCTGGGGCCGCGCATCGCCCCCGGAGGTGGAGTGTTCGTGAACACGGCGTTGTCTTCAGCCCGGACATTCGCACAGGCGTACATTTGCTGCGTCATGGGACTCGAATTGCCCCACATCGAACCGCTCAGGTAGGCTCCCACGGCGTTGATGGATTTCATGTCGATGGCGGTGAGCCGGCCATCGTTCTTCACTCCGACCTTGTAATGCTGGATGGAGGCGGGCCGGTACACCCCCATGAAATCCTCATTCCGTGAAAGCACCATCTTCACGGGACGCCCTGTGCGCCGGGCCATGAGGACAGCGAGCATCGTCTGTTTGCCGGCGCCCCCTTTGCTGCCAAATCCGCCACCCATGTGAGTGCCGATGACCCGGACATCATTCATGGGTAGCTTGAAAACGCGCGAGATCTCTTCCTGCACTCCAAATACGCCCTGCGTCGACTCCCACACCGTCAGGTGATCTCCATCCCAGAAGGCCACGGTTCCATGGACTTCCATGCAGGCATGTTGTTGGGGTTCAGTGCGAAACGTTTCTTCGAAGATGTGGTCGGCCTCTTTAAAGCCGGCCTCCAAATCCCCACGGGTATGAACCGATGGTTGGCCGATTTTTCTTTGGCCGAATCCGCCTCCGGTGAAATTGCCTTCGGGAAAGAACTTGACCGGCGATTTATCACTCATGGAGACTTCCGGATCGAGGACAAATGGGAGGGGCTCGTATTCGACCTGAACCAGGCGCGCGGCGTCCTCGGCCTGGAACTCGGTCTCGGCGGCCACCACGGCGATCTCCTCTCCGGTGTATTTCGGTTCCAGGGTCAGCAGGGGGAGAGTCCCGGCGAAGGGATTGCCCATGATATATCGCTCCACGTCCTTCGGAAGCAGAACGGCGTGAACTCCGGGATGAGCCAGCGCCTTCTCAGCTGAGATGCTCTTCACACGGGCGTGCGGCAACTCGCTCCTGACGGCGATCGCGTAAAGCATGTGCGGCAACTGGATGTCGGAGGTGTACTTGGCGCGGCCCGTCACCTTGTCGACGCCATCGACACGCGGGACCGGCTGGCCCACGATCTCGGTCTTCGTCCAGTCGGGCAAGGGCGGCACCTTGCGCGTCCGCACGATGACCCGCCGGCCTTCAATATTGACTTCGCTCTCTTCGTATTCCTGATCCTGCCCGGGCGGGATCGGTTTCTGCGTCTTTTCGTCGTCGATCATGACAGTCGCCTTTCTTGCAGTTCGTTTGAAATCTCCGATCTGAAATCTCAGATCATCCCTCTATAAAGCCTTGGTAGCCGGGATGGATTCGCCCTTTGAATCCCTCCCGGGCTCTTGTGAGATGCCCTCAAGCCTTCTTCATCGCGGTCTGCGCCTCCACGGCGGCGTCGAGGATGTTGGAATAGCAGCCGCACCGGCAGACGTTCCCGGAGATGGCGTAACGCAGCTGCTCCCGCGACAAATCGGGATTACGCCCGATGGCGGCCTTCAGGGCCATCAACTGGCCGGGAATGCAAAACCCGCACTGCATGGCATCGTGCTTGATGAAAGCCGCCTGGAGGGGATGCAACTGGTCGCCTTTTGCCAGACCCTCGATGGTTTCAATCTCGCTGTGTTGGGCGTCGAGGGCCAGCACCGAGCAGGAATAATGCGCGCGGCCGTCCATGACGACGGTGCAGGCCCCACACTCACCGCGTGAACAGCCGATCTTGGTGCCGGTCAGGCCCAGATCGTTGCGCAGCACATCCGCCAGCACGGCCCGGTTGTCGACCACCAGACGGTGCGTCTCGCCGTTGACCTTCAGCATAATCATCGAATGGAACTTGTCGACCTGCGGGGTCTCCGCCGCCAGCAAGGGAGTATCGATGACGCCAAGATCCACGGTCGACAACACTGCCGTGGTCGCCGCCGCGGTGCCGACCGTCGCCACAAATTCGCGCCGCGTGAGAGAGAATTCACCAGACTTGGATTGATTTGCTACTTCTTCAGGCATGGAGAGCTCCTTCATCGTTAAGGCTCTTTCATGGTTAGGGATTGAAGGCTGAAATGGAGATGAAAGTACACTTGTTAAAACACATGGGATTTTTCGAGGTCCGCCGATAAAGCCGAACGCCCCGGGAAAATCGGAATTTCCTCACCGGACCCCGTGTTACGACGGATCCGTGATTAGGGAAAATTGATGAACCGTAATGATAACCCAAATGCAGGGCAAAGAGTGCAAGAAAAATACAAATGGGGAGTTTGAAAAAGTATGAATGTCGGGATGTGTTTTCCTTTTATTCATACCTTTTTGGTATGGTCGTGTAGAAACCGAATTGTGGTTCGCAGTCCTTGCGGAGAAACTGCGGTGGCCTGTCACAAAGTCGTAATAGCAGTCTGAATAAATTCGGAAACTCTGGCTGGTGATTTTAGATAACTGAAGACAGTTGGTGTTTGTCAAACGAACAGGTTTGTGTGAAGTAGAATGTGCATAAGTCTTTTTGTGTTAATCAAAATCAAACATGCTTTACACAAAAGCGTTGCGCTGTAGTATACTTTACGCAAAACTACAACCATGAAACCTTTTCAGCCGGAACAATTACCCATCGAAACCATTGAATGGAAGTCGCTTATTCCACAGATTGGGAAAGCAAACCGAGCGATTGCTGGTTTTGAAGGTGTTCTTTACAGTGTTCCCAATCCCGATGTCTTGCTATCCCCGCTCACCACACAAGAGGCGGTCATTTCCTCCCGGATTGAAGGGACCCAAGCGAATCTAGAAGAAGTGTTCAAGTTCGAAGCTGGCGAGGAAGTGGCAGATGAGTCTCGTCGCTTGGATATCCAGGAAATAATCAATTACCGCCGTGCCCTTTTCCGAGCTGAGGAAATGTTAAAGGAGAAACCCCTTGGTTTGAATACGCTACTCGAACTCCATAATATATTGCTTGACAGCGTCCGGGGATATAACAAAGGACGTGGAAGATTCCGAACAACTCAGAATTGGATTGGCAAGCACGGCACTCCAATCGAGCAGGCCGACTTCATTCCGCCATCCCCCATGTTTCTCATGAACCATCTTAGTAATTGGGAGAAGTATTATCACGCAGAGGAACGCGATCCCCTGGTTCAATTAGCTGTAGTTCATGCCCAGTTCGAAATCATCCATCCGTTTATCGATGGAAACGGCCGGATTGGTCGCATGTTGATACCACTGTTTCTCTCCGAGAAAAAACTCTTAAGCCGCCCCAGTTATTACCTCTCGGCCTACTTTGAAGCCCACCGCGATGAGTATGTACAGGGAATGCGAGAACTCGGGTCCCCTGGGAGTTGGACTCGATGGGTCTCTTTTTTCCTTACTGCTCTCATCGCACAAGCCGAAGTCAACTCTGCGAAAGCCAGAGCCATTCAAGACCTGTACGATGGGCTCAAGGCTCGGGTAATTGGTCTCACTCGTTCCCAATTCGCGATCCCGATGCTCGATCGACTTTTCGAGCGTCCCATTTTCCGCAGTAGCGATCTGACCTCGCGCGAGGATATGCCGAGCACCCCCATGGTCATGTCCATGTTGAGGAGTCTGAAGCAAGCCGGTATTCTTAAGGTGGTTCGAGAAGGGAGCGGGCGTCGACCACAGGTGCTTGCTTTGGCACTGCTCATCAATCTCTGCGAAGGCAAGGAAGTTCTGTAAAGGACGCTATTTTAATGATGCGGTGTGGTGGAAAAGATCGGGAGCGGAGAGAAGTGAGGGTCTGATTCGAATTCACGCGAGATTTCATGGCAGACTTCTGCCGATCCGACGGTTCAATTGACTGGGAGAAACTCGCCTCTTTTAATTCCTCAAAGAAAGTGTCCAAGTAGGTCCGCTCATTGACCTTTCGCCTCGAACACGCAATGGTGTTCAACCACGGAATCACCGATTTTGCGAGAGGGGATAATGAGCGGGCAAATTGACATTTGAATGCCGCTATATTATCATCGCGCCTTTGTTTGATGACGGGCTGACCTGCCACTGAAACACACCTCAGAATGCCGCACTTTATGAGTGAACATGCCTGACGAAATCAAGAAAGACCAACCCGAACCAAAACCGCCCGCGCCGGATTCCGCCAAACCTGCGGCCCCTCCGCCGCCGGCGGGACAAATGCCGGGACATCCTTCAGTTAGCGAAAAGAAACTGGCCACCAAGGCGGCCGCCGCCGTCTCGACCCCGTGGACCTCACCTTTGGTCGAGGAGATCAATAAACGGTTTCAAGGTTCAGTGATCGAAGCGCACACCATGGTCGGTCAAAACGTCATCATATTAGCCACCCCATCGCTCATCGATATATGTAAGTTCGTGCGCGAAAACGAAGTCATGCCCTGCGACTACCTGGTAGACGTCACGGCCGTCGATTATCCATCCCGCGAGAAACGCTTCGATGTGGTCTATGTCCTCCACTCGTTCAAGACGAATGAGCGCGTGCGCTTGAAGGTCTATGTGGCCGAAAACGAAACCATCCCCAGCGTGACCTCTCTTTGGCCAACCGCCAACTGGCTGGAACGGGAGGTGTTCGACATGTTCGGGATCAAGTTCACGGGTCATCCCGACCTGAAACGGATCCTCCTGCCGGAAGGATGGAAAGGGCATCCCCTTCGCAAGGATTATCACATTCAGCAGATGGATGACGAGTGGGTGAAAGCGAATTTGAATATCGAGACCGGGCAGTAGAAGAATCACCGCTGAGGCACAGAGAGCGCGGAGTTTATGGCAGACGTTGAAGAAAAGGTCATCACGGCGCCCCACGACCATGACACGTTCCTGGATTCCAGTGAACTGGTCATCAACATGGGCCCGCAGCATCCGGCGACGCACGGCGTGTACCGCGTGCGGCTTCACCTGGACGGCGAGAAGGTCCTGGGGGCGGAGTCCTACATCGGGTACTTGCATCGCGGCGTTGAAAAACTCGGCGAGCACGGCGATTACCGCCACTACGGGCCGATCCTCGACCGCATGGATTATGTGGCCTCGGTGTCGAACAACCTCGGCTATTGCGAAGCGGTCGAGAAACTACTCGGCGTCCAGGTTCCGCCGCGGGCCCAGTACCTCCGGGTGATCCTGACAGAACTTCAGCGGATTGCCAGTCACCTGGTGTGGCTGGGAACGCACGCCATGGACATCGGGGCGATGACCATCTTCCTGTATTGCTTTCGCGAGCGCGAGAAAATCCTCAATATATTCGAAAAATACTTCGGGGCGCGCCTCACGACGAATTCATTTCG comes from Terriglobia bacterium and encodes:
- a CDS encoding aquaporin; amino-acid sequence: MKKYLAEFIGTFTLVFFGCGTAVVAGKNVGFLGIAFAFGFALIAMAYGIGPISGCHINPAVSLGVFTAGRMDGKDLVGYIVGQILGALAAAGVLATIANGLLAGYSVTGSGLGQNGWGEGYLGGYSLTAAIVFEFVATLLFLIVILGSTQTGAPTQMAGLAIGITLVVIHILGINITGVSVNPARSLGPAVWVGGRALSQVWMFLLVPSLAGIVGGVLYRSGVLAAFPSGSGAK
- a CDS encoding xanthine dehydrogenase family protein subunit M, with translation MRAFEYFAPQQIADVIHTLSKAGGNAQVCAGGTDILGRLKDGVDTPDMLVCLKTLPEMRYVRETADGVRIGALTTLSTIEEDPIIRKSFPLLVEALYVTAAPQIRNQATLGGSICQRPRCWYLRGPFDCLRKGGAKCFAVDGENKYHAILGGHLCYIVHPSDSATALMALNASAKVQGSKGEKTVPLEKFFVGPEVNIMKENILEDDEILTEVFVPAPPAGARGAFSKSRERQSYDFALASAAVQCTMKNGVCADARIVLGGVAPIPWRALEAEEELRGKKLDPKTIERAAAAAVRKAKPMAQNAYKVDLTRQLLAKSLSQIMA
- a CDS encoding NADH-quinone oxidoreductase subunit C → MVGQNVIILATPSLIDICKFVRENEVMPCDYLVDVTAVDYPSREKRFDVVYVLHSFKTNERVRLKVYVAENETIPSVTSLWPTANWLEREVFDMFGIKFTGHPDLKRILLPEGWKGHPLRKDYHIQQMDDEWVKANLNIETGQ
- a CDS encoding xanthine dehydrogenase family protein molybdopterin-binding subunit, whose translation is MIDDEKTQKPIPPGQDQEYEESEVNIEGRRVIVRTRKVPPLPDWTKTEIVGQPVPRVDGVDKVTGRAKYTSDIQLPHMLYAIAVRSELPHARVKSISAEKALAHPGVHAVLLPKDVERYIMGNPFAGTLPLLTLEPKYTGEEIAVVAAETEFQAEDAARLVQVEYEPLPFVLDPEVSMSDKSPVKFFPEGNFTGGGFGQRKIGQPSVHTRGDLEAGFKEADHIFEETFRTEPQQHACMEVHGTVAFWDGDHLTVWESTQGVFGVQEEISRVFKLPMNDVRVIGTHMGGGFGSKGGAGKQTMLAVLMARRTGRPVKMVLSRNEDFMGVYRPASIQHYKVGVKNDGRLTAIDMKSINAVGAYLSGSMWGNSSPMTQQMYACANVRAEDNAVFTNTPPPGAMRGPSNVQNAWGLEQLMDLIAHKLNMDPVELRIRNDVKTDQVTHQPYHSKGLTECFQLGAEKFHWDEKRRRPNDPAGTKKYGVGMASQIWGGGGGPPATAIVKINQDGSINLLTGAADIGTGTRTVMSQICAEELGVPVDRIHVTNADTETTPYTLPSYGSITLASSGPAVRSAANDAKRQLLDLAAGSLGVKPEELSSKDGFIFVTAQPDKRMKFDAAAGAMPERTLVGRGYRGPNPKGQSLNAFGAQFCEVEVDTHSGEVKVLKFVAAHDSGRVINPHTFASQVKGGITMGTGYALSERRLIDKNTGVPVTASLLEYRPPTSLDAPVDIEVYSVDVPYTANNIGAKGVGEPPLIATAPAIANAVFHATGVRVKSNPITPEKIVEGLKSLGSRT
- a CDS encoding (2Fe-2S)-binding protein, with amino-acid sequence MKELSMPEEVANQSKSGEFSLTRREFVATVGTAAATTAVLSTVDLGVIDTPLLAAETPQVDKFHSMIMLKVNGETHRLVVDNRAVLADVLRNDLGLTGTKIGCSRGECGACTVVMDGRAHYSCSVLALDAQHSEIETIEGLAKGDQLHPLQAAFIKHDAMQCGFCIPGQLMALKAAIGRNPDLSREQLRYAISGNVCRCGCYSNILDAAVEAQTAMKKA
- a CDS encoding SAM-dependent methyltransferase, with translation MTSDLPLPQKSLNTPLARLIAEQIQEAGPISFRDFMELALYHPELGYYNRSHTRLGKAGDFYTSSHVGPLFGWTIGRAIEKLLAAGENSAAGGPRGSKRPRKPLLIVEFGAGEGFLAKDVLEYFQHLSPSLFERVQYVIVEQSPALRRAQTRLFDQNPDLQKRVRWCTADELEPFSGVVLANEFADALPFHRVVLTDDGYREIFVDLREGGFVEKLGMISSPRVDALIHEVEVEFEESWDSPWPVGQQAEISIDAADWIGSLSERMERGRVVIIDYGDKAGKLYSYPPSQGTVRAFYQHRVSNRYYEHVGEQDLTADVNFSLLLKAAVGHGFEEPELSTQAEFLLENEILKVVEDREGALHLPQEEARNARRQILNLTLPEMMGTRFKVLTLRRGI
- a CDS encoding Fic family protein translates to MKPFQPEQLPIETIEWKSLIPQIGKANRAIAGFEGVLYSVPNPDVLLSPLTTQEAVISSRIEGTQANLEEVFKFEAGEEVADESRRLDIQEIINYRRALFRAEEMLKEKPLGLNTLLELHNILLDSVRGYNKGRGRFRTTQNWIGKHGTPIEQADFIPPSPMFLMNHLSNWEKYYHAEERDPLVQLAVVHAQFEIIHPFIDGNGRIGRMLIPLFLSEKKLLSRPSYYLSAYFEAHRDEYVQGMRELGSPGSWTRWVSFFLTALIAQAEVNSAKARAIQDLYDGLKARVIGLTRSQFAIPMLDRLFERPIFRSSDLTSREDMPSTPMVMSMLRSLKQAGILKVVREGSGRRPQVLALALLINLCEGKEVL
- a CDS encoding GlsB/YeaQ/YmgE family stress response membrane protein gives rise to the protein MHLLWWIIVGLVAGWATGKIMKGSGYGALMDIVIGIVGAIVGGFIMRFLGFAGQGGLIYTILVAILGAVILTAVIRHLKK